From the genome of Leptospirales bacterium:
GTTGCAAGGGCGCCGGTAGAAATTGGCCCGGCGCGATTTCGGCTACTTCAAAGGGATCGATGCGAAAGGCCGTGGCAATGCCGCCAACAACAATCATGTTGTCCGGGCCCAGCAATTCCGTTCGACGATCAGCGCCCGGCGCCGAATAAAGCGGGCGGGCAGTTTCGGCCGCAGCGCAAAACGATGTACAGATGACGGACAGCAACATTGGTAAAATATGTTTGAGGCTCATGGATGCTCCGCCTGAGGCAGGCCGCGATTTGCGTCTACGCCCAGCTGAATTCGCCGCACCACCATCGGCGGCGGCTGGACCGCCGCGCTTGCTGCACTTTGCATAGCCGAGTCGGCGCCGCCCGCCGCCGGCGGCAATCCGCTCCAGAAAGTGTAGAGTGCAACAGCGCCGCTCCCTTCCTGAAATCGCAGCCGCAGCCAGAGATAAGGATTCAAGCGGCCTATCAATTCACGGCCATCGCTCAGGCGTAAACGGCAGCGAATCGGAAAGAAAAGCGTGCGCACTCCCTCGGCAGTGCGCAAATCTCCGGCCGCTGCCCAATCCTGAAATTCCAACTCCGCAATCTGCTGCACTTCAATTCGAAGGCTCTCGCCGTCTTCCAGGCTGCGCAATTCGAGATATCTTCCGGGCAGCCTCAAGATACCAGTGCGTACAGCGCCGCCTGCCAATTCGATTTGCGCGGGCAGCTCGGGAAGGGCTGCTGGCAAGGCAGCGGACGCAGACTGCTCGGTTGGCGCGACCGGCGCGCTGCGCGCCGGCCGTTGCTCGCCAAGCTCGCGCTCCATACGATCGAGAATCTCGTTCTCATTGATGACGCTGGCCCCTGGCGTATAGGCTTCTCCTTCAGCAATGAGCTCCAACGGCCGTGCGAATTGAATCGTCACAACTATGGAGATAAGCCGGCGCACGGTTGTGCGGCTGAAAATGAATCGGCGCCAATATTGATTGGATGTCGTCATCAGTCCTGGCTCATTGTTGCAGGCGAATAGGATGTTCGGCAACGAGTCGTGCGCTGATTTCGGCGCGAAGCTCACGCTGACGAACGGCAAGCGCTTCGCCAATCAGCCGACGACGCAAGCGCTCTGCATCACGGCCTGCCAGTCGCGGATTCTGCAAGGCCGCCGTACGTAAATCGGCGGCGCTCGGTCCAGCATCGTGTAGCGCGCGCTGCAGGCTGCTAAATCTTCCGCGTTCATAGTAGTAGTAGTCTTCTAACAACTGTTCGATTCGGGGGGCCAGATAGCTCGCAGCCTCGGACGATTCGAATATGCCAAGCCGGAAGCCCTCGGCAATTGCCAGCCGACGCAGGGCCAGGCGACGCAGGGCCAGGTTGCGAGCTTCCGTTGCCATTCCCTGCAATGCAACAGGTCCCAGTTCTTCCCCGGATCGATTGACCAGATGCAAATCGCCCTCGAAGACGCGGGCGCCGCCAGCCTCGGCCAATTGCGGACCGCGCTCGCTCCCGTAAGCGCGCTGCTGCAAAGCTTCCAACAGGTTCTGCACCCTTGAACGGCAGGACAGCGCGGCAGCGGCAAAGAGCAGCAAGACACAGGCAAGCCGGAGGCGCCGCCAGCAATGAAAGCTGCAGTTCATACTGCCAGGTGCTTGGTCAGGCGGGGAATGTGAAAATTTTGCGAAAACCGCCGCAGCGACCGCGATCAACGTATACTGTCGCCCCACGGCGACGCGGCCGGCCCCTGACGACGGAGTCGCTGCGGATCATCAGCGGGCTGGGGGGCGGGTCGCACCTCGTCCCACGAGGACGGCGGAGCGGAAGGAGACGGACGCTCCGCGTCGGGAGAAGTCCTGGGAGATGGCGAAGCAGGCGTCGGCGAGGGCGTCGATTGATAGGGGCGGCGAAGAGTAGAGCCGCCGCTGGATGGTTGTTGGTTGCGAAGAAATTCCTCCCGCTGCTCGCTTGAGGGTGGATTGCGATGGCGATTTCTGCTGCCGCTAAGGCAGAGTCGCCCGCCGTTAAACAGAACAATAGCCAGGATAATCAGCCCTACCGGTATGCGCTTTTTTGTAGAGGACTTTGGCTTCGCGGATGACTCTATCCTGTGTTTTGCAAGCGTCTCGCCTAAGTCAAGACGCCGACGAATTGAGGACAGTCGCGCATTGTAGTGACTCAGGTCGCCCTGTCGCAATTGCGACCACTGAAAGGCGCTGTAAATGTGCTCGCCAAATACGGACGGAACCGGGACGCGCTGCTCCAGCTCGGCCAGCAGCGCGGCCTCCAGTTGTGCGCGTAGCTCAAAATTTTCGTAGGTGTCGCGCGTCAGAGCGCGATCAAACAAAGCGACGGCGTCAGCCTCCTGTCCGGACTCCAGGTACTGGCGCAGTTGAGCGAGGAACATTTCGTGTTCCAGACGAGCATCATAATAGGGACGGCGAAGATCAAGCTCTGACTCAGGCGGAGCTCCTGGCATTCCGCCGGATGGCTGATCGTTTGCTGGCGACGGCGCAAGCTCCGGCTCTTCTACAAACGGAGGCAAGTGCGCATTCGCGGACGACCAAACTGGAGGCGGCGGAGGCTGATCTTGCCATTCAGGTCGCGGACTTACGTCAAGCGTGGAAATACGCAAATCTTCTGGCCGTAGTTCGCGCCCTTCGACCAACGACTTGAGAAGTTCGTATGACTCGCGCAGCCGCATAAAAGCCGCCGGGTCCTCATCAGCATTGATTTCTTTCAGTCGACGCGCATAGGCGCGTCTGAGAACGGCTGGATCTTTGGTTGGCTTGATCGCCAGTTGTTGCCAGGCCTCTCTGCACGAAATCATGACGCGTTCAGAGAAAAGGGTTCTCTTCCAGCTGATCCAACTGCTCGTTTAGCCGCAGCCGCCAGCGTTCGATTTCCAATTCGTCCTGCGTCTCCAGTGCATGATGAAAGGCGTTGATCAACTCTCCCACGCGCTGCCGGCGCTCGCCCAACGTTTCCTCGTACATGCGCCGGGCGCGGGCCAGCACCGTCATGTTTTCCATATCCTCGCGCGGGTGAAGCTTGAGTTTTTGCAGGCCCTCAAGTATCCGCCGGATGTCGCTTTCACTGAGCGAACCGGGGCTTTCCTGGATGAGTAAATTTTCATGTTTGCCCGTAGAAATCACCGTGGCATCAACCTCGAGCAATCCACTGGGATCATAAGTAAAACGTATCTCGACCTGTTCCTCGCCCTGTCTTCTGGCGGGCACCTGCACCTCAATCTTGCCCAGAAAAATGTTCTCTCGCGTGTAGCGGCTCTCGCCCTGGTAAACCATCAAATCCAGCGTCCGCTGATTGTCCCGCACTGTACCAAAAGTGCTGGAGCGACTGGCCGGAATGACCGTGTTGCGTTCAATTAGGGGCGAAAAGAAGCCGGGTTCAATTCGATCTGGATAGACGTCGGCAACCTCGATACCCAGGCTGTAGGGTGCCACATCGGTCAACACAACCTCGCGCAACGCAGAATCGCGCTTGCGCAGTCCGGCCTGTACGCCGGCGCCGAGAGCGATGGCCTCATCGGGCGGAACCGAGAAAGATGGAAAGCGGCCAAACATTCGGGCCACCATGTCGCGCACCAGAGGCATGCGCGTGGCGCCGCCCACCAGAATGATGTCGTTCAGTTCCGCAGCACGAATGCGTGCATCGCGCAGCGCCCGTTCTACCGGCGAGCGCATGCGATCCAACAATGGTTGGCACAATTCGGCCAGAACATCGCGATCGATACTCATCTGCCATTCCCGCCGCTCATCTTCAAAGCGCATTACTGTCTGCGCTTCCTGGCTCAAAGCGCGACGCGCCATCTCCGCCGCTCGTAAGAGTCGATTCCAGAGCGCCGCGTCACGCTGTATTGCCGCCGGCTCCTGCTTGTGTTCGCGCAGGAACCGCTGCAGTAACGCCTCGTTGAAGTCTTCGCCGCCCAGCATATTGTCGCCGGCGCTGGCGCGCACTTCAACCACGCCCTCAAAAAACTCCAGCACGGATACGTCAAAAGTGCCGCCGCCCAGGTCGAAGACCAGCACGCGCGTCTCGAGCTGTTCCTGGGCGCCAAAGGAAAGCGCTGCTGCCGTGGGTTCATTGAGCAGTCTGTCTACTTTCAGGCCGGCCAGCTCGCCAGCCAGGCGCGTGGCGCGCCGCTGAGCATCGCGAAAATAGGCCGGGACCGTTATGATCGCCTCTTCCACTTTTTCGCCGACAAAACGCTCGGCGTCCTCTTTGAGCGATCGCAGAACCAGAGCCGAGAGTTCTTCGGGCCGGTAGTCGCGATTGCCGAGACGCTGGGTGCGCGGCGAGCCCATGTAGCGCTTGAAATTTGCCGCGCTGGACTGCGGATGCGAAACCAAACGATCGCGCGCCGCCTTGCCGACCAACACGGCGCCGTCCTCGCTCAGGCTGACCACCGAGGGCGTGATATTCTCGCCCAACGCGTTCGGGATCAATTCTGAGCGGCCATTGCGAAACGCCGCCGCCAGACTGTTGGTGGTGCCCAGATCGATGCCAATCATCATACGCGTGCTGCCGCCAGAAGAGCGTCAGCAGAGATTTCACGGACCAAAGCGGCAAGGGGAAAACGCCAGAAAATGCCATTATCGCACGGCGCTGGCCGGCCCCTCTGGCGAGGAGGCGCTCCGGAATTTGTGTACTTTGCTTGAATGTCCCGACCATGATGCGCTGTTGCAATACGCGCCCGCTTTAGCCAGTTGCCGTCGTTTTGAGCGTTCGTATACTCTTGAGCAAGAAAAAGCCCACGATGGCAAAGGTGCAGACCGGTGAAACCCAGTCGGGGATGTGAAAGCCGAAGGCGTGAGCAAGCATCACTGCGCCAAGGACAAGTACGCTGTACATGGCCCCATTTTTTAGAAACTGCAGTCGTTTGATTCTCTCAATATTCCCAAGCGTTAGTTGTCGCACTACAATGGCGCCGAGTCCATTGCCCAGCAGAATCAGCGGAACAGACAGAGTAAAGGCGAAGGCGCCCAATACGCCGTCGATGGAGAAACTGGCATCAATAACTTCCAGGTAAAGAATCTTGCTGATGTCCGAGCGTGGGATAGCGCCGTGCAGCAGCTCCTGCTCGCCCTCCTCGGCGTTTTGTTTGAAACCGTGCGTGATAAAAAAGACGCTGGAGCCAACTACTGCGCCAAAAGCCATCATCGTATTGGATTGCAGAGCGAACCAGACTGTCGCGGCAAGAATCAGCGACACCAGGGCGTAGAACCAAACGCCGGCTCGCAGAAAGAAGCTTTCATGCGGCAGTCCGATGCTCTTCTCTTCCAGGAAGAGCCAGTAAAAGAAAAGAAAGATCAGGAAAATCCCGCCGCCAGCGAGCAGGATTGGAGCGCTTTGTTCAATCGATCGATGGACCGCCGGGTCGCTGGAAAAGGTCGCAGTCAATGCGCCGCCCGGTCCGAGCGTCGGGTTCACGGCCCAGACGATGCCCCACGGGAGCAGTCCGCGAATCAAGAACACGGCGATCAAAATGCCCCATGTCAAGAACCAACGTCTGGCGCGCTGTCCCATCGTGGACAGAACCTCGGCGTTGATGATGGCGTTGTCGATACTCGATATGGTCTCAAAGAGACAGAGTCCAGCTACGACCAGAACTACTGAAACAACCGACATAGCGCAGTCCAGCGGGCCGCCCTTGGACGCGTAGTAAATCTAAATTTTGAGCGGGGGCGGCAGGGCGAGGGCTTCGGAAAGCAGGGACGCTGGACCCTGAGCGGTTGTTAACGATCTGTGATCGCAAAGGATGGCTTGCAATTTTGCTGGGCTGCATTGCGACACAGGTCGCGTTTGGTCCATGAGCAATCCGTTCTCTTCGGCTGCGCCCTGGACGCTGGTGGCGCCGGGCTATACGCGCCGCACGGCGCCGATGCTCGCCGCCTATTCTCGTTTTGCAATCGAGCTACTCATGCCCCTGCCGGGCGAACGGGCGCTTGATGTCGCCGCCGGTCCCGGCACCCTGGCCTTGCAACTGGCGCCAATGGTGCAAAAAGTGGAGGCCATCGATTTTTCTGAAGCGATGATTGTCGAACTCCAGCGCGGCTGCAGGGAACAAGGACTTTCGAATGTGGTCGCTCAACAAATGGACGGTCAGCAGCTGAGTTTCCCCGATGAGAGTTTCGACCTGGCCTTCTCGATGTTCGGCCTGATGTTTTTTCCGGACCTCCAGCAAGGATTGCGTGAGATGTTGCGCGTGCTACGACCGCGCGGGCGCGCCGCCATTTCTAGCTGGGGACCCATTGCCAACTCGCCGCTGATGCAACTGATGTTTGGCGCGCTGCGCGCCGCCGATCCGCAGATGCCCGCGCCACAGAGCGGTATTGCCAGCCTTGAGAATCCGGAGTTTTTCAGGGAGCAACTGCGCCTTGCGGGTTATATCGATATTGCGATCCACAGCCATGCCCCGATCGTCGCGATTGCCGATGCTGAGTCTCTGTACGAAGCGATGGTCGAAGGTAGTGCGCCGATTCAGTGGATGAAAAACAAGATGAGTAACGAAGACTGGAAGCAACGAGACTCAATTATGCACGATTATGTGGTCCAGCATTGGTCAGCGGCGGGCGCGCTCTGCTCGCAGGCCTACATTGCCGTCGCCAGGAAGCCAGGCGGAACTGCGCAGTCATCTCAGGCGTGAATCTGTATGAGCGTTGAAAAGAATGTAATACTCGCGGTCGACGACAACCGCGCTATTTGTGAGGCGATCCGCGAGATATTTGCCGGGGCCAGCTGGCGCGTTGAGGCCGTCTACGACACGGCGCAGGCGCGCAGTTTTCTGCAGCGGCGCAGCGCCGAAGTCGCTCTGCTGGTGCTGGATTGGGAAATGCCTGGCGAGAGCGGTTTTGAATTCTTGAAATATGCCAAGGCGCAAAAGGAATTGCGCCTCCTGCCAGTCATCATGCTCACCGGGCGCACCAGCCCGGCCGATGTGGAAAGCGGCATCGCTGCCGGCGCCCTCTATTACGTTACCAAACCCTTCGATCCGCGCGTGCTGAGAGTGCTGATGGAAACAGCGCTCGCCGACTTCCAACTCGTTCGCGAAGGCAAGGCCAGACCGGAGTTTCCCTTTGATCATTGTACCGAAGCGGGTTTTGAATTTCGGACCCTCGAGGAGGCGGCGGAGGTGGCCGTATTCCTCGCTGCACTGACGCCGGACCCGGATAGCGCACGCCTTGGTCTTCATGAACTCCTGGTCAACGCCGTAGAACACGGCAACCTGTCGATCTCCCACGTCGAAAAGAAAGAATTGCTACGCACCGGCGGACTGCGCGCCGAAATCCGCCGCCGGCTGGCCGATCCGCAGTATGCCTCGCGCCTCGCCAGCGTTCGCCTGCGACGCATCGATGGTCACGCCAGCTTTACCGTCCGCGATCAGGGCGCCGGCTTTGACTTTCAAGAATTCCTTACTTTCTCTGCTGATCGGGCCTACGAACAGCACGGACGCGGCATAGCCATAGCCCGGGATCTCTGTTTTGATGTGCTGGAGTACCGCGCCCCGGGCAACGAACTCACTGCCATCATGAAGCGAAAAACGGCGCCCCTCGCTGAAAACTGAAAACGAGAGTCAGACGGGGCGGGGTGGATCGATTCAAACTGGCGGGGCAGCCGTCTCCTGACGGTTATTCGGGCAGGGCAAGTTTCTGCACCGCCGCCACCACGCTGGCCGGTACAAAGGGTTTGACCACCCAGGCGCTGACGCCCGCCTCTCGGCCCGCTTGTTTCTTTTGCGGGTCTGATTCCGTGGTCATCATAATCACCGGAGTAAAGCGGTAATTTTGATAGGCGATTTCCGTCTTAATCGTGCGCGTAAAATTTACGCCGTTGTCCCCGGGCATATTGTAGTCGCAGAGAATCAGATGGAGCTTTACACCGTTGAGTTGGCGGTAGGCATCCTCAACGCTTGAGGCTTCCAGCACAGAAAAGCCGGCGGCCTCAAGCGCTTGACGGACCACCGCCCGAACCGGCATAGAATCGTCGATCGTCAGGACGGTGCGCATATCCGTTTCGAAACCCCGCGCTGCTGGACGTCAATCCGGAGCCCGTATTTGTCGATCAGTATGTGAAGCCAAAGAGATGAATCAATTATGGTAGTTCTTCAACAAGACGGCCAACGCATCGCTGAACTATCGGGCGAAGTGACTGTGGATCGGGCAGCAAGCTTGCGCAGCGAGCTGCTCGGCGTTTGGCCAATTGATGAATTGCGCCTGAATGGGGTTTCTCGAATCGACCTGGCCGGACTACAATTGCTGGCCGCCGCAAAAAAGATGGCGAAGAGCGAAGGCCGCCGGCTCGTTTTCAGCGCACACAGCGATGCGGTACTGCGTATTCTCGATCTAACGGGCGCCACGGCGGCTTTCGGCGATCCGCTGCGCATCCCCGCCGCCAGACGAAATGACTACGGCTTTGGCTATGGAGTTCGCGCCAGGAAGAAAGGCCAATGAACCTGGACAAGGCGCGCCTGCTTTTTTTTGAAGAGAGCAATGAACTGCTGACACGCATGGAGGCTGACCTCCTGCAACTGGAATCTCAGCTGGAAGACCAGGAGTTGATTGCCTCGCTATTCCGAGCAGCGCATACGATCAAGGGCGCCGCTGGAATTTTTGGCTACCACGACATTACCAACTTCGTTCACTGCATGGAGCATCTGCTGGCCGAGTGGCGCGAGGGCCGCTCGCAAGCGTCGGCTGCCTCAGTGCAGCGATTGCTGGAAGCTCGCGACCTGAGTTCGCAGATGATCCAGGATGCAATGGCGGATCGCGCTGAAAGCGCCGAACTTGCCATGCGACGAAGACAACTGATGGAAGCCTTAATGGCCCATGCCGCCCAGGGACCGACGACTGGACCGGCATCGCAGCCCGAAGCGGCCGAGCCTGATGTCCCGGCTAGCGATCAAGGCGCCCTGTTTCAATTTGGCTGGCG
Proteins encoded in this window:
- a CDS encoding response regulator, encoding MRTVLTIDDSMPVRAVVRQALEAAGFSVLEASSVEDAYRQLNGVKLHLILCDYNMPGDNGVNFTRTIKTEIAYQNYRFTPVIMMTTESDPQKKQAGREAGVSAWVVKPFVPASVVAAVQKLALPE
- a CDS encoding response regulator gives rise to the protein MSVEKNVILAVDDNRAICEAIREIFAGASWRVEAVYDTAQARSFLQRRSAEVALLVLDWEMPGESGFEFLKYAKAQKELRLLPVIMLTGRTSPADVESGIAAGALYYVTKPFDPRVLRVLMETALADFQLVREGKARPEFPFDHCTEAGFEFRTLEEAAEVAVFLAALTPDPDSARLGLHELLVNAVEHGNLSISHVEKKELLRTGGLRAEIRRRLADPQYASRLASVRLRRIDGHASFTVRDQGAGFDFQEFLTFSADRAYEQHGRGIAIARDLCFDVLEYRAPGNELTAIMKRKTAPLAEN
- a CDS encoding molecular chaperone HscC; the protein is MMIGIDLGTTNSLAAAFRNGRSELIPNALGENITPSVVSLSEDGAVLVGKAARDRLVSHPQSSAANFKRYMGSPRTQRLGNRDYRPEELSALVLRSLKEDAERFVGEKVEEAIITVPAYFRDAQRRATRLAGELAGLKVDRLLNEPTAAALSFGAQEQLETRVLVFDLGGGTFDVSVLEFFEGVVEVRASAGDNMLGGEDFNEALLQRFLREHKQEPAAIQRDAALWNRLLRAAEMARRALSQEAQTVMRFEDERREWQMSIDRDVLAELCQPLLDRMRSPVERALRDARIRAAELNDIILVGGATRMPLVRDMVARMFGRFPSFSVPPDEAIALGAGVQAGLRKRDSALREVVLTDVAPYSLGIEVADVYPDRIEPGFFSPLIERNTVIPASRSSTFGTVRDNQRTLDLMVYQGESRYTRENIFLGKIEVQVPARRQGEEQVEIRFTYDPSGLLEVDATVISTGKHENLLIQESPGSLSESDIRRILEGLQKLKLHPREDMENMTVLARARRMYEETLGERRQRVGELINAFHHALETQDELEIERWRLRLNEQLDQLEENPFL
- a CDS encoding DUF475 domain-containing protein, which codes for MSVVSVVLVVAGLCLFETISSIDNAIINAEVLSTMGQRARRWFLTWGILIAVFLIRGLLPWGIVWAVNPTLGPGGALTATFSSDPAVHRSIEQSAPILLAGGGIFLIFLFFYWLFLEEKSIGLPHESFFLRAGVWFYALVSLILAATVWFALQSNTMMAFGAVVGSSVFFITHGFKQNAEEGEQELLHGAIPRSDISKILYLEVIDASFSIDGVLGAFAFTLSVPLILLGNGLGAIVVRQLTLGNIERIKRLQFLKNGAMYSVLVLGAVMLAHAFGFHIPDWVSPVCTFAIVGFFLLKSIRTLKTTATG
- a CDS encoding methyltransferase domain-containing protein encodes the protein MSNPFSSAAPWTLVAPGYTRRTAPMLAAYSRFAIELLMPLPGERALDVAAGPGTLALQLAPMVQKVEAIDFSEAMIVELQRGCREQGLSNVVAQQMDGQQLSFPDESFDLAFSMFGLMFFPDLQQGLREMLRVLRPRGRAAISSWGPIANSPLMQLMFGALRAADPQMPAPQSGIASLENPEFFREQLRLAGYIDIAIHSHAPIVAIADAESLYEAMVEGSAPIQWMKNKMSNEDWKQRDSIMHDYVVQHWSAAGALCSQAYIAVARKPGGTAQSSQA
- a CDS encoding STAS domain-containing protein, producing the protein MVVLQQDGQRIAELSGEVTVDRAASLRSELLGVWPIDELRLNGVSRIDLAGLQLLAAAKKMAKSEGRRLVFSAHSDAVLRILDLTGATAAFGDPLRIPAARRNDYGFGYGVRARKKGQ